The following proteins are encoded in a genomic region of Sesamum indicum cultivar Zhongzhi No. 13 linkage group LG8, S_indicum_v1.0, whole genome shotgun sequence:
- the LOC105169127 gene encoding potassium channel AKT2/3: protein MEMKLGHENSTSSNKSSSSSSSKKEMGRKGDEHDEKVDDQEAANCSSSSDHEDLSFRNLSKLIVPPLGASAYTTPNHSKGRIISPMDSTYRCWETVMVVLVAYSAWVCPYEIAFLGSNPTTPLYTADIIVDVFFAVDIVLTFFVAYIDSTTQLLVHDPSKIAKRYLSTWFLMDVASTIPFELIAFLISGKHQAGVSYSVLGMLRFWRLRRVKTFFTRIEKDIRFSYFWVRCARLLFVTLLQVHCAACLAYLLAVQYPNEGNTWIGSAIPNFKETSLLIRYISALYWSITTMTTVGYGDIHAVNALEMGFIILYMLFNLGLTAYIIGNMTNLVVEGTRRTMEFRNSIEAASSFVSRNRLPPRLKEQILAYMCLRFKAESLNQQQLIEQLPKTICKSIQQHLFLPTVEKVYLFKGVSREILMLLVADMKAEYIPPREDVIIQNEAPDDIYIIVSGEVEMIDCEMEKENIVWALNTGDMFGEVGAFCCMPQSFTYRTKTLSQLLRLKTSSLIEAMKTRQEDNVTMLKNFLQHHKKLKDLRLGDLFLEGGEEDGDPNMSINLLSVAGTGNAAFLNELLKAGLDPDVGDSKGRTPLHIAASNGHEDCVVVLLKHACSLHLRDFNGNTALWDAIAAKHHSIFKILYHWASISDPYVAGDLLCMAARRNDSTVMKELLKHGLYVDSKDRHGLTAIQVATEENHMDMVKFLLMNGSEVNEIVKNKISSVNLNEMLQKREVGHRIVVPDMLNENVLGVNGNDQQRNGESTKGLVLSRVSIYKGHPTNRRESRCSEPGRLIRLPGSLAELKGIAGQKFGFDATNALLTNEEGAEIDSIEVIRDNDKLFIVENPDSIM, encoded by the exons atggaaaTGAAATTGGGGCATGAAAACTCAACAAGCTCAAACAagagtagtagtagtagtagtagtaagaaggaaatgggaagaaaagGAGATGAGCATGATGAGAAGGTGGATGATCAAGAAGCAGCAAACTGCAGTTCATCAAGTGATCATGAGGATCTCAGTTTCAGGAATCTATCAAAGCTTATTGTTCCTCCACTCGGTGCTTCAGCCTACACTACCCCCAATCATTCCAAGGGAAGAATCATCTCTCCAATGGATTCTACATACag GTGCTGGGAGACAGTGATGGTAGTATTGGTGGCGTACTCAGCATGGGTATGCCCGTACGAGATCGCATTTCTGGGCTCAAATCCAACTACACCACTGTATACGGCAGACATCATCGTCGACGTATTCTTCGCGGTCGATATTGTCCTCACATTTTTCGTCGCCTACATCGATTCCACCACTCAATTATTGGTCCATGATCCCTCAAAAATTGCTAAGAG GTACTTGTCTACGTGGTTTCTAATGGATGTTGCCTCAACCATACCATTCGAGCTGATAGCTTTCTTGATTTCCGGCAAACATCAGGCGGGCGTCTCCTACTCCGTCCTAGGAATGCTGAGGTTTTGGCGTCTCCGTCGTGTCAAGACTTTCTTCACCag GATCGAAAAGGACATAAGATTCAGCTACTTTTGGGTCAGATGTGCCAGACTCTTGTTT GTAACATTACTACAAGTGCATTGTGCTGCCTGCCTGGCCTACTTGCTCGCCGTCCAATATCCAAACGAAGGGAACACGTGGATTGGATCCGCTATACCCAACTTCAAGGAGACAAGCCTCTTGATAAGATACATTTCGGCCCTATATTGGTCCATCACCACCATGACGACCGTTGGCTATGGAGATATACACGCTGTTAACGCCTTGGAGATGGGCTTCATTATCTTGTATATGCTCTTCAACTTAGGCTTAACGGCTTATATCATCGGTAACATGACTAACTTGGTCGTTGAGGGCACTCGACGAACCATGGAATTC AGGAACAGCATTGAGGCTGCATCGAGTTTCGTGTCACGTAACCGTTTGCCTCCGAGGTTGAAAGAGCAAATACTGGCTTACATGTGTCTTAGGTTCAAAGCTGAGAGCTTGAACCAGCAGCAGCTAATTGAACAGCTACCTAAGACAATATGTAAAAGCATACAGCAGCACTTGTTCTTGCCAACTGTTGAGAAGGTTTATCTTTTTAAGGGTGTCTCAAGGGAAATCCTGATGCTTCTT GTTGCGGACATGAAAGCGGAGTATATCCCTCCAAGAGAGGACGTTATCATACAGAACGAGGCACCAGACGACATCTACATAATCGTGTCTGGAGAAGTTGAGATGATAGACTGTGAGATGGAGAAAGAAAACATCGTTTGGGCTTTGAATACTGGCGACATGTTTGGAGAAGTGGGAGCCTTTTGTTGTATGCCTCAAAGCTTTACTTATCGAACCAAGACGCTGTCACAACTGCTCAGGCTGAAAACAAGTTCTCTAATCGAAGCAATGAAGACCAGACAAGAAGATAATGTAACCATGCTCAAGAACTTCCTTCAG CATCATAAAAAGCTGAAGGATCTACGGCTGGGGGATTTGTTTCTTGAAGGCGGAGAAGAAGACGGTGATCCAAACATGTCAATAAACTTGCTCTCTGTTGCTGGTACCGGTAATGCTGCTTTTCTCAATGAGCTGCTAAAGGCTGGGCTCGACCCTGACGTTGGAGACTCTAAAGGAAGAACGCCATTG CACATAGCAGCATCAAACGGGCACGAAGACTGCGTAGTAGTCCTTCTGAAGCATGCTTGTAGCTTACACCTGAGAG ATTTTAATGGCAACACGGCATTATGGGATGCTATAGCAGCAAAGCACCATTCCATATTCAAGATCTTGTACCATTGGGCTTCCATCTCCGATCCCTATGTTGCAGGGGACCTTCTCTGCATGGCAGCCAGAAGAAATGACTCAACGGTAATGAAAGAACTCTTGAAGCACGGTCTGTATGTGGATTCCAAGGATAGGCACGGGCTGACTGCCATCCAAGTCGCAACGGAGGAAAACCATATGGACATGGTGAAGTTTCTGCTGATGAATGGATCTGAAGTCAATGAAATAGTTAAAAACAAGATTTCTTCTGTTAACTTGAACGAAATGCTGCAAAAACGGGAGGTTGGACACCGTATAGTTGTGCCTGATATGTTGAATGAAAACGTTCTTGGAGTAAACGGAAACGACCAACAGAGAAACGGGGAGAGCACCAAAGGGTTAGTTCTTTCAAGAGTCAGCATATACAAAGGCCATCCTACGAACCGGAGAGAGAGTCGTTGCAGTGAGCCTGGAAGGTTGATCAGGTTGCCAGGTTCACTGGCTGAGCTCAAGGGAATTGCAG GTCAAAAGTTTGGATTTGATGCTACAAATGCTCTATTGACTAACGAAGAAGGGGCTGAGATTGACTCCATTGAAGTGATAAGAGATAACGATAAGCTGTTTATAGTCGAGAATCCAGATTCCATTATGTAA